A part of Bernardetia sp. genomic DNA contains:
- a CDS encoding OsmC family protein: MSILSFSFQGINQSAAKFKGKSRQFDLTIDEPIELGGTNQYPNPVEYILAGYAGCLNVVAHIVAKELNIDLQKLEINVSGNLNPARLFGEQTEERAGFQRIEVSLKPQTSATDIELLGWLQEVERRCPVGDNLQNKTPISLQIEKQVFVASLN; the protein is encoded by the coding sequence ATGTCTATACTTTCTTTCTCATTTCAGGGAATTAATCAAAGTGCAGCTAAATTTAAAGGCAAAAGTCGTCAGTTTGACCTTACAATAGACGAACCTATCGAACTAGGAGGCACAAATCAATATCCAAATCCTGTCGAATATATTTTGGCTGGTTATGCAGGCTGCCTCAATGTGGTAGCTCATATTGTAGCCAAAGAGTTAAACATTGACCTTCAAAAATTAGAGATTAATGTTTCTGGAAACCTTAACCCTGCACGACTTTTTGGAGAACAGACAGAAGAGCGTGCTGGTTTTCAGCGTATTGAAGTCAGTCTAAAACCTCAAACTTCGGCTACTGACATAGAACTTTTAGGATGGCTACAAGAAGTTGAAAGACGCTGCCCAGTAGGAGATAATCTTCAAAACAAAACTCCTATTTCCTTACAGATTGAAAAACAAGTATTTGTAGCTTCTCTAAATTAA